Genomic window (Flavobacteriales bacterium):
GGCGCGGCTGAGGATCTGCAGGCTGCGCAGCTTGTCGCGGCTGCGCACCAGCGCCTGGCTCTCCATGGTGGTGAAGATCTTCATGGACTCGAACTGGCGCACCACCGTGGCCCCGTAGAAAGTGACGCTGGCGCCGATGCGCGGGATGATGGCATCCACCAGCGCCAAACGTTCCCCGTTGTAGACCACATGCGGGTCTTTCGGTGCGATCACCAGGTCGCATTTCACATGGTCCAGCACGGCTACTTCATGGCCCCGGGCACGGCCCGCCTCTACGATGCGACGAGTGGAATACAGCTTGGCATTGCGGGACAGAATGGCGATCTTCATGGGGTACGGGAAGGACGGCAAAGCTAAAGGGCCGTCATCCACACCACCGGGGTCTTACAACCTTTGCAACAGTTGGCTACAACCTATCGGCCTGTATCCTACATTCGTCGGGTCTTAACGCACCACCAGTGGCACGCATCATTGAAGCCAGCACTCCGCTGGGCACAGCACTTACGGAGGAGCAGAAAAGCTCCTTCGCGAAGCACGGCATGATCCATTTTCCGGGTTTCATCACGCGAGAGACCGTTGCGGCCATCTGGAGCGCGGTTGAAATGGTGCAGGCGGAATGGATCACGGAGAACCGGGAGAAAGTCAATGGCGTGCCCATCAAGTACGGCAACGATGTGGACGGCAAGCGGATCGTTCAGCGCTTCGCCTTCGCCAACCAGCAGAGCCCCGTGCTGGCGGAGTTCCTCAAAGACCCGCGCTTCAATACGCTGCTGGGCTTCGTGGGTCCGCAGGCCCGCTTGGGCATCAACGAGAAGGACGGCTTAGTGGTGAACCACTATGTGAACACCGACGCGAGCAAGTTCACCCAGATGGGCTGGCATACGGACAGCGTTCGGGACATCTTCCTCGGCAAGAAGATCCTGCCGATGCTGAACGTGGGCATCCACTTGGACGACCAGGACCCGCGCAACGGCGGGCTCCGCCTGCTGCCGGGCACCCAGGAACAGAACATGTGGAACATGCTCTTCCGCAAGAAGAACTTTTTGGACAACGAGCCGGACCCGAACGAAGTGGCCTTCGACATCAAGGCGGGCGACCTTACCGTGCATGACGGCCGCTGCTGGCACCGGGTGGAGAAGAGCAGCCTGACGGGTGACGCGAGCCGCAGGCGGGTGATGTACATCCCCATCATCGCAGGGAAGTACACACCGAAGTCGGAGAAGAGCCCCACCCCGTTCTATCATCGCTTCCACCACTTTGTGAAGTGAGGCCATGTGCCCTCACGTGGCGCTGACCGCATGACCTGATCGATCTTGGGAACTTGACGCACCGCGTCAGGCATCACCTCCAGTTTTGAACGACCATGAACGAAGACCGCGGATACGCCCTGATCACCGGAGCCAGCCAAGGCCTTGGGGCCGCCATCGCATTGGAATTGGCGGGGCACGGCTTCGGCGTGCTGCTGGTGGCGCGGTCCGAGGAAGCCTTGCAGAAGGTGGCAGCGGAGGCCGGTGCGCTCAACGGCGGCAGGGCACAAGTGCTCGCGGCCGACCTCTTCACCGCTGACGCCGCCGGGCGCCTGGCGGACCGGGTGAATTCACTGAAGCTGCCGCTGAACTGCATCGTGAACAATGCCGGGCAAGGCCTGTGGGGGCTTTTCGATGCGTTGCCCGTGGAGGACCAACTGCGCATGATGCGGCTGAACATGGACATTCCCGTGGAGTTGACGCACCGACTGCTCCCCACCTTGAAAAAGGCCGAGCGCGCCTACATCCTGAACATCTCCAGCATGACGGCCTATTCCCCCATGGCCACCTTGGCCGTGTATGCCGCGAGCAAGTCCTTCGTGCGCGTTTGGTCCCGTTCGTTGCGGATCGAGCTGAAGAAGGGCCCGGTGACGGTGACCGCGGTCTGCCCGGGAAGCATCATCACGGGCTTCACCCAGCGCGCGGGCATGATGGCGATGGACGACCTCGCACGGAAATTCGGCACCGGACCGGAGCCGGTGGCCAAGAGCGCGGTGAAGGCCATGCTGAAGGGCAAGGCCGAAGTGGTGCCGGGGCTGCTGAACCGCATCACCGCCACGGTGCAGGGCTGGCTTCCCACCGGGGTGAACGAGCGCCTGGCCAGCGGGATCTACCTCAGTCGGCTACCGCAGAAGTAGGCAGACCGGCCTTCCGCAGGATCGCCCCCGCGGCGATCCATGCCAGCCAAGCTGCCGGGACCGCAGCGAGCACGTCCACCGTCCAGTGGACATGCTGCACCAGCACGAGGGAGCCCACCGCCGCCATACAAAAGGCCGCGAACCAGCGTACCGGACCTTTCCGGGCCAGGAGGATCATGATCGTCAGCGTGGCCGTGTGGCCGGAAAAGAACAGGTCCTTCAGAAAAGGTGTGGTTCCCGGATAAAAGACCTGTGTGAACGGATCAACGAGCGGGATGATGCCGGGCGGTGGCTCCAACGTGAAGAGGCTCATGGCGAGCATGCGGAGCAGCAGCATCAGCACATACGCTGACAGACCGTGCAGGATGCGCATGGGCGAGCGCGCCACCGAAGCGATCACGATCACCAACGTACCGTAGATCACCGTGAAGGTGAGATCGGAAACATCTTGCGCCATCCATGCGGCCAATACCGGATCGTGCATCAGGCTGCCAGGCTTGCCTTGGATCCGATCAAAGAAACGCGGGAGCGCAACGGCCACAGCGATGCCCGCAGCAGCAGCCACCAGCAAGGCCCGGGAAAAGGCGGGGATCGCCAACGCCTTGCGCCAGGTCAATGGCGCGTGGTGCCCTGTTGCGGTCATGGTGGCCGAAAGTAGGTGAGACATTTGCTCAACGTTCGCTCGGACAGTGGCTAATTTGCCCCCGTGGAGAACATGCGCATGAAGGACTTTGTCGCGGGGATGAAACAGCGCCCCCTGTTCTGGCTCACGCTGATCGCGCTTTTGCCACGTGTGGTCGCGGCGATCTTCTCGGGCGGCTACTTCGCACAGGACGACCATTTCTTGGTGATCGAGGCGGCACAGAGCTGGGTGGACGGTTTCGACTACAACAATTGGCTGCCGTGGAACCAGGGCGCGGATCCGGTGCCGTCGGGCCACATGATGCTGTATCCGGGATTCCATTTCCTGCTCTTCAAACTGTGCGGTTGGCTGGGCCTTACGGACCCTTCCTGGAAGATGGTGCTGGTGCGGCTGCTCCATGCGCTGTGGAGCTTGATCACGGTGCGGGCGGGCTACCGGATCGCCTTGCGCCTTTCCACACCGGAGGTGGCCTGGCGCTGCGGGCTGTTCCTCGCCTTGTTCTTCTTCATGCCCTTCCTTTCCGTCCGCAACTTGGTGGAGATGGTGAGCATCCCGCCGCTGATGTTGTGCGCATGGTGGTTGATCCGCACCGTCGCGCGGCCCACGTGGAAGGATGCGCTGGTCGCGGGGATGTTCGCCGGGCTAGCGATCGACCTGCGATTCCAGTCGGCCTTCTTCGGCTGCGGCGCGGGCCTCGCCCTCCTGTTGCTGCGCGATGTGCGCGGTGCCGTGCTCTTCGGCGTGGGGATGCTGATCCCCGTGGTGCTGGTACAGGCGGGCATCGACATGTTCATCTGGGGCCGGCCATTCGCGGAGATGACCGAATACGTGCGGTACAACCTGGCCAATTCCACCACTTATTTCGACCAACCGTGGTACAACTACCTGCTGGTGCTGGCGGGGATCTTCATCCCGCCCTTCTCCCTGGCGGTGCTGTTCGGCTTCTTCAAGCGGCCCAAGCCTTTGCTGATCTGGCTCCCGGTGTTCAGCTTCCTCTTCTTCCACTCGCTGTTCCCGAACAAGCAGGAGCGGTTCATCCTCACCATCGTGCCTATGGTGCTGGTCCTCGGCTACACGGTCTGGGAAACGTTCCGGGAAAAAAGCAGCTGGTGGCAGCGCCACCGCGGCCTGTGGCGGGGCGTGCTGGCCTGGACGTGGGCGCTGAACATCGTGCTGTTAGTGCCGTTGTGCTTCAGCTACAGCAAACGGGAACGCGTGGAGGCCATGCTGATGTTGCGCGACCGGCCGGTCCATGGGGTCATCATCGAGGACACCGCTGAACAAGACCCGCCGATGTTGCCGCTGTTCTACCTCGGGCAATGGCATGTCACGCAAAAGGTCCTCACGGACCCTGACGCGGACGTGAAGGCCATCGCGGCCCAGCTCGGCGCGGGGACGGACATGGTGCTGTTCATCGGAAAGGAGCAGTTGGGCAGCCGTGTGAAACATGTGGAGGACGCCTTGGGACCGATGCGGTTGATCGGCCGTGCTGAACCGGGCCTGCTGGACCGTGTGATGCACTGGCTGAACCCGGTGAACCGCAACGTGGTGATCACGATCTATGCCTTTGGAACACCCACTGGGGACTGACTTTTCATAGGACAACGGGCGGGCCGGTAAATTCGCCCCCCATCCAGCATGCTCCCGCTCCACGATCTTGACTTTTCCGTGTTCCTCACCTCCCAAGGGTGGATACAGTTGCTCACGCTTACGGCCTTGGAGATCGTGCTGGGCATCGACAACATCGTAATGATCAGCATCCTCAGCGGCGAGCTGCCCAAGGAGCGGCAGGCGCGCGCACGTCGCCTCGGCCTGGCCTTCGCGCTGATCACCCGGATCTTGCTTTTGCTCACTCTTAGCTGGATGATGCGCTTGGTGGAGCCGCTCTTTCACATCGGCTCCATGCCGTTCACGGGCAAGGACCTTGTACTGATCAGTGGCGGGCTGTTCCTGATCTGGAAGGCCTCGGTGGAGATCTGGCACAAAGTGGAGTTCATCAAGGAGAAGGAAGGTCATTCACGCGCGCCCACCACGTTGGCCCTGGTCGTGTTGCAGATCGTCCTGCTCGACATCGTCTTTTCATTGGACTCCGTGATCACGGCGGTGGGCATGAGCAACGAGCTGCTGATCATGGTGCTGGCCGTGATGATCGCCGTGGTGATCATGCTGCTGGCCGCGGAACTGATCAGCGACTTCGTGAACCGCCATGCCACCGTGAAAGTGCTGGCACTGGCTTTCCTGCTGATGGTCGGTGTGGTCTTGTTCTTGGACGGCTTAGGCCTGCACGTGGACAAGAACTACCTCTATGCGGCCATGGGCTTCTGCGTGCTGGTGGAGTTCCTGAACCTGAGAATGCGGAAGAACGCCAAGCGCCAAGGGCAGGAGGAATAGCCCGTTCAGGTATTGCGTGTCAGTTGTCCCGATGTTCATCGGAAGTTGTCGAGCTGCCCATCGGGCCGCGGCCAGGAGCGCTACGGCAACTGGTCCGTGCGTGTTCCCGTCGGGGTGGTACCGATATTCGATAGCAGCAGGTCCCTGTCGTTCGCGGCACCGGTATACTTCACCGCACCGTCCATGTTCAGGTCCTCCTGGGCTGACCCAATGTAAACTTCCGTGGGAAGGGTGCCGCCAATTCGCACCAGCAGCGGGTCCCGGTCGTTCATCGGTCCGGTGTACCGCAATACGCCGTTGTTGTCCGCATCCCCCGCCCAGAGGCATCGGGAGGTACCGATGAGCGTGGTGGCGTCGCCATCGCCATGGATCGGAACAGTGCCATCGGTCAGGTCGGTCATGGAGCCGATATCGGACAAGGACCGGGCTGTCGCGGTCATGATGCCCAAGTGGTTGCGGTGCCTCAACGCGATAAAATACTGGTCCGCCGGAAGGCCCATGAAGGTGACATCACTGACGCCGTCCACGTCCACGACGGTACCGTTCCTCCGGATCAAGCCTGAACGTGTGGCCAATATGATCGAGGGGTCGTTCTTGTCCCGTAGTTCCACCACTACCCAGTCCACCACGCGTTCCGGACCGGTGACGTCCAGCACGACCTGAGAAGTGGATTCACCACCACCATCGCCATGGTGTACATAGCCCAACGCGCTATAAGGCTCGATCAAAGGCACCAGGTCCGCATCGTTCAATGCGGTGGACATCATGACGGAAGCCGGAACAAAAGGCCCTTGCAACATCGCCTTAAGCCGTACTTCGACCATGGCCGGGGAACCGTTGGGGTCATACCCGTCCATTGCAACGGTGGTGTTGGCGGGATCCAGCCAATCACGTAAGCGGGATGATGGACCGGTGCCTCCATCCCAGTTTTCACTGAATTTGGAACAGTATGATGGGATCGTGGTGGCAGTTTCACAAGTCTGCACCCCCCCTACCATATGCCCCACCACGCGCTTGTTCTGGTCGAAGAGCGGGGCACCACTGGCACCGGACTCCACTATTCCGTTGTACCAGTAGACCTGCCAACAGGGATCTGCTCCACGTCGGCATAGTAGGTGGTCGCCGGCGTGTTAAAGAAGGAGATCTTCTTCACATCGGCCTGCGGATCGAGGATGGTGGCTCCGCTCTGTGGCGGGTTCCCGCTGTTGTCCCATCCGGCATAGTAGGCGTTGAAGCTGGCAGGGGGATCTTCATTGATCTCCATCAGGCAGTAATCGCCATGATAGAGGATGGAGCGCCGCACCGAGCCAGAAAGGGTCTGGGCGGTCTGGCCCGTGTCCCCCACACAGGTCGGGCTTTGGTAGTTGAAGTAGAAGATCCACTGCGATTCAGTGGGCTGGTAGCAATGGTTGGCGATAAGCACGTACGGCGTTCCGTCCTCAGCGGTGTTGTTCAGCAAGGTACCGTTGCAACCGCGGCCGTCCGGCATTACGAACCACAGCGTAGCATGGTTCTGCTGCTGCCAATCCGCGGCAATGGGGCATGCGACATTGTTATGGCACGGCAGGCTTTGATAGCCGGGGTCGAGATCGCGCTCCGATGATGCCTGAGGTGCATGAATGCTGCGCCATGCATGGGTGATGCCGGCCAAATTGATCTGTGCGGGCACCGCACCCGGAGGTTCCTGATATTCGATCGTCACTGCGTCGCCCGGAAGCAAAGCCGTGGCAAATTCCTCATTGGGCTGCCCATTGGCCTGTGTGAACCCGCCCAGAAAACGGGTCCGCCCCTCGTCATAGAGAAAAAGCCGACCGCCCCATGGTAGCCTGAACACGCTGAACTGCACGCTCATCATCACCGCGCCGCTGCTTTTGACCGTGTACCGGCATACCCTTCCCCCATCGGCCGTCGCGTTCCATTGCCCTTGGGCGATCATGTCCACGTTCACCATGCGCTGGATGCCAAATCGGAAGCCCCCGGGGGCGCCTGCTGTATCGGCAGCTGTTGTGGCCGCCACCGGATCCACGGCGCCCAGCTCCGTGGCAGGCCACAAGGCCGCATGTATCGCGGAACCACCCCATCCGATCGGGGCACCACCATGGGCCAGCTGGCCGTAAGCACTGAGCGTAGCGAACGCCAACACGAATGTCAGGGGTCTTATCATCACTCCGGGTTCAGTTTGATAACACCTCTGAAACAGCGCAGGTTCAGCGCGAGGTGATCACGAAGGTAGTCCTGCGGTTCTCCGCCCGACCTTCCTCGGTGGAATTGGAGGCGATGGGCACCGTGGGGCCGTAGCCATTACTGGTGAGCCTGCTGGCCTTGATGCTATGTCCGGTGAGGTATTCCGCCACCGTGAGCGCCCGATCGCGGCTTAGCGTCATGTTGCTCTCCATGTCGCCCACATTGTCCGTATGGCCCTGCACTTCGATCCGTACCGTGGGATTCTCCTTCAGAAAGATGATCAGCTCATCCAGGATGAACCGGCTGGCCCCGGTGATCTCCGCACTGTTGGTGGCATACTTGATGTCGTTGACACGATAGCTCTTGCCCACTTCGATCTTTTCCAACTTCATGTCCGCCTCGGCCACGCCGCCCCGGACCGTATCCTCCAAGCTGTAGGACCGGCTGTCGAACACATGGTCCGGCTTCTTCACAGTGACGATCACATCGGAACCGGCCTTCAAGTTGACCACGGTCGCATAGTGCCCGTCGGCCGGGTCCACCTTCAGCACTTCCGTTTTTCGGGTGTCCATGTACGTGATCGACACCGTGGCGTCCGTCACGGCTTTCCCGGCCTCGTCCTTCACTTCGCCTTTCACGATGAGGATATCCTGCGGTCGGGCCTCCTTGGGCAGATCGATGCCGTAAATATCCAGCCCGCCCACACCACGGAAGCGGCTGCTGGCGAAATAGGCGGTGCGGCCGTCCGCACTTACGATGAGCCCGTGCTCATCCTGCGGGGTATTGATGGGGTTTCCGAGGTTCTTCGGCCGGGACCAGGAGCCGTCGTCATCCAGGCGGCTGTAGAAGATGTCATAGCCCCCGATGCCGCGATGGCCCGCGGCCAGGTCCTCCTTTCCGTTCTCATCCCGTGGGGGACGCGCTGCGAAGTAGAGCGTACGGCTATCACTGTGCATGAAGGGTGCCTTTTCGTCCCCGGCGGTGTTGATCGGTGCGGGCAGGGGTTCCGCCTCGCTCCACTCCCCCTTGTCGTCCCGCTTGCTGCTGAAGATGTCCGTGCCTTGGCTGCCGAGCCGCACGGTGGCGAAATACAACGTACGCCCGTCCGTACTGAGCGAAGGTTGGCTTTCCCATCCGTCGGCCGTGTTGATGTTGGGGCCGAGGTTGGTCAGTTCGCCCCATTCGAAGACCTGCTTCCCGCTGCCGAAATCCATGTGCGTGTCGTAGTGGGTGCGGAAGATGTCGCAGTTCTTGTACTCAGTGGTCACCGGCGTACACACGGTAACGAAAAGCTCCTTGTTGTTCAGGCTCACGCTGACGCCCCCATAGCTGGCCCCGGTATTGAACGGGGCCGGCAAGGCTTCGCCATTGTCAAAGTCGTCCTTCACGCTGGCGCGTCGGGTCTCTGTCAGTTCTTCCACATCGAGCGGAAAACGGTCGCCCTTTGCTTGGTACTTGCTGAGGCGGGTGAAGAAGAGCAGTTCATTGTCCGGGGAGAACATGGGCAGGTATTCATCAGCCGGGGTGCTCACGCCGACTAAAACCTTGGGTTCCAGCGGGCGTGAATTCTTGTAGAAGTCCGTGTAAAACGCCAGCTCCGGCAAGAGCTGTTCCACCTCTGCGGTCTCACGGTCCACATCGGGGCTCATCTTGGCGGGGTCGTCCGAAGAAAAATCCAAGAACTTCCGGAAGGCCGCGGAGGCATCGGCGAACCGGTCCTGCGCGTAGTACATGTTGCCGAGGTAGTAGTACAGCTCGCTGTGGTATTCCGGGCAGCGTTCCTTCAATTCCTCGAGGTACTTGATGCTGGTGTTGAAGCTTCCCGCACCGGCCTTGGCGCGCTGGTAGGCACTTTCGCCGGTACGGTAGAGGCATTCCGTGCATTCCGGCCGGTCCTCCAGCAACGCTTTCAGCTTTTGATGGCGGTCTGTCGGGTTCTTGGTGGACGAAGCATCGTCCAACTGCTTCAACACTTTTTTGTCGGTGGGCCGGTCGCATGGCCCTCCTTCATCTTCGTCTTGCGCCCAAATGCTCGTGACGGAGAACAGGGTGACCAGCACATAGACCATGCTTCGCAACGCCATGGTATTCCATCTCATTCCACCCTTCATTCCGACATGAAACCTACACAACTGCATCTACTTCCTAAAACCCGGCCCAAGGTTACTTCACGGTGGTGTTGGTGTTCTCCGCTTTCTGGATCAAGGCGTCCCCTTGCTTTCCGGCTGCGTCCACAATGCTATTGGCCCGCTTATCCGCCTCGGCGATGAACTTCTGTTCCTGTTCATCAGCGGCTTTCTTCGCTTTGTCCGCCGCGATCTTGGCACCGGCCTTGGCCAACGGATTGGTCGTCTGGTTCACCAGGTCGTCCGCCGCTTTGTAGCCCTGTGCCTTCACATTGGCCGCCTCGCTGCGGGCCTTGGCCTTGATGTCATCCGCCTGCTTCTGTGCTTCCGCCAACAGTTTGGCCGCCTCATCGCGTGCGCGTGCAATGGCGTCCGCCTTCACTTTGTCGATCTGCTCGTTCACCTGTGCCTTCACCTCTTCGATCACCGTCTCCTTCAGGTTGCTGCCACCGCCACCGAACACGGGTTTCACCACGGGCTTGTCCACCGTGCCGGTGATCCTCGCCGTGAGGTCCAGCTCCTTCGGCAGTTTCGCATCGGTGCCGACCGCACGGTTCAACTGGCCCAGCAGTCCGCTCACCAATTGGCCGGCGTTTGCTCCGAACATGTCCGTGGGTACCTTGGCCTTCATGGTATAATCGATGGCCTGATCAGCAAATGCCGTACTGCCGCCCACGTTCGCCGTAAGCCTGTCGATCTTCACATCGAACGGCTTGGTGATCATCTTGCCGTCCTGGATCTCATAGCTGAAGTCCACGTTCGCCAATTCCACCTTCGAGAGCTGTGGCATCTTCAGCACATTGCTGATCTCAACCAGCGGCTTGAAGCCTTCGATGGTGACGTTCTTCGTCCGGAGCGTCCCCTTTCCGACCAACGAGCCCATCACCGGGGACATCCGCTGGTCCAGATCACCCGCCAATTGCAGCGTGGTCGTCACGCTGCCTAAGCAGTTCTTGGCGATCGGGGCCATCTTCTGGATCATCTCAACGCCGTCCACCATCTGCTTGATGTCCATGTCCTTCACCGCGAGGTCCATGTCGAACTTCGGTTTGGCCTTGTCCTGTGTGCTGTAGGAGCCGTCCATCCCCACCCTGCCTTCGAAGAGGTTGAAGCCGAGCCCGCGCATGTCCACACGCTCATCATGCACATGCAACGCGCCCTTGGCATCGGTCAGGGTCAGATTGTCGTAAAGCACTTTCTTCCCGGCGGCGTTCAGGGTGAAGTCGATGTTGTTCGGTATTTCCACAACGCCCGTTGCGGAGGTGTCCGCAGGTGTGGTGGCGGTGGACGTTACATCGGACGGCCCCATGAGTTCGTTCAGGTCGAAAAGGTTGCTGCTCACGTTGAAGGTGCCGGTGAGCGCACTGTCCTTCAGCCACCATTGCAGGTAATTGTCCATGCGGCCATTGGCCGCGATGTCGCTCTTGCCCACCGTGCCATCGAAGCTGGTGAGGGCGAGGAATTTCGGGCTGAAGTCCAGCACCAAGCCGTTGATGCCCACGGTGTACGGCAGTGAGTCGCTCTTGTAGGTCATTCCGCTGAGGGCGAGCTGCCCTTCCGCCTTGAACTTCTCATAACGCTGGGCTTCCACATCGCTCATGCGCCCGGCCATTTTCACATCGGCGTTCACCTTGCCGACGAGATCGTCCCCCTTCGCCAAGGGCACCACCTTCTTCACGCTGGCCAGGTCGAGGTCGGCCTTCAGCGCTGCGTCCACGTTGGGGTCGCTGATGGGCGTACTGAGGTGCATGCGCGCCTCCACGGGTGGTGATCTCATTGTAGGTACCCTTCACATAGCCGCTGAAGGCCGCCTTGCCGCTCAGGTCCACGCCCTTCATGTCGCTGGCAAACTCAGCGGGGACAAGCGAGAGCAACGCGCCGATGTCGTTCTTCTTCATGTTCCACTTCAGGTCCATGTCGATGTCGTCGTGCGGCATGGCGACCCAGCCGTCCAGGCCGAGGGCAAGCTGGTTCACCTTGATGTCGTTGTCCTTGAAAGTGAATTTCATGTTCGGCATGTCCATGTCCAGATCGGCGGTGATGTCGGCCTTCACGTTCTTCAGGTACTTCACGCCGTCGTACACCACGGTCACGCTGTCGGCGACGGTCTTGGTGCTGAGGGTGAAGAGGTCCTGCGTGAAGTCCCCTTTGCCCGTGTGGTCCACGCCACGGAAGTCCATCAGCATGGGAAAGCTTTCGTCATCGTAGATGATGTGCCCCTTGGCGATGCTGTACTTCTTCAGCGCCACATTGAACTTGGTGGTGGATGTGTCCACCGATCCGAGTTCTGCGATAGTACTGTCAGGAATGGCGATGTCCCAGTTCGCACGGCCGTCCTTCAGCACCTTCACATCGATGACCGGCCTGTCCAACGCGACGTTCTGGATCTGGATCTGGTCGCCGAAGAGGCTCATGAGCCCGATCGTGACGCGCACTTCGCCGATGTCTGCCAAACAGATGCCTTCGAAGGGTGCCTTGTTGCAAACGCGGACATTATCCACGGAAACGGAGGCATTCGGGAAGCTGCGGATGATGCCGATATCCCAATCGCCCCACTCCACCGTGGCATTGACGCTCTCATTCACCTGCTTTTTCACGGCTGCCTCGATCTTGCCCTTGTATAGGATGGGGATGAGGACCGCTGCCACCAGAAGCAGGGCAATGAGGATCCCGATAACGATGAGTATGCGTTTGGTCAACTTGGCCATGTTCTACTGCTTTTGGATCAGGTGGTATGGATGCCGACGGGGCATGCAAAGACCATGCACTAACGGAACTGCCCCGCAAAGATCATGCGGCTTCGAGCTTTTCCTTGTCCATGAACAGTTTTTCACCTT
Coding sequences:
- a CDS encoding glycosyltransferase family 39 protein; its protein translation is MENMRMKDFVAGMKQRPLFWLTLIALLPRVVAAIFSGGYFAQDDHFLVIEAAQSWVDGFDYNNWLPWNQGADPVPSGHMMLYPGFHFLLFKLCGWLGLTDPSWKMVLVRLLHALWSLITVRAGYRIALRLSTPEVAWRCGLFLALFFFMPFLSVRNLVEMVSIPPLMLCAWWLIRTVARPTWKDALVAGMFAGLAIDLRFQSAFFGCGAGLALLLLRDVRGAVLFGVGMLIPVVLVQAGIDMFIWGRPFAEMTEYVRYNLANSTTYFDQPWYNYLLVLAGIFIPPFSLAVLFGFFKRPKPLLIWLPVFSFLFFHSLFPNKQERFILTIVPMVLVLGYTVWETFREKSSWWQRHRGLWRGVLAWTWALNIVLLVPLCFSYSKRERVEAMLMLRDRPVHGVIIEDTAEQDPPMLPLFYLGQWHVTQKVLTDPDADVKAIAAQLGAGTDMVLFIGKEQLGSRVKHVEDALGPMRLIGRAEPGLLDRVMHWLNPVNRNVVITIYAFGTPTGD
- a CDS encoding TerC family protein, whose amino-acid sequence is MLPLHDLDFSVFLTSQGWIQLLTLTALEIVLGIDNIVMISILSGELPKERQARARRLGLAFALITRILLLLTLSWMMRLVEPLFHIGSMPFTGKDLVLISGGLFLIWKASVEIWHKVEFIKEKEGHSRAPTTLALVVLQIVLLDIVFSLDSVITAVGMSNELLIMVLAVMIAVVIMLLAAELISDFVNRHATVKVLALAFLLMVGVVLFLDGLGLHVDKNYLYAAMGFCVLVEFLNLRMRKNAKRQGQEE
- a CDS encoding PD40 domain-containing protein, with protein sequence MRWNTMALRSMVYVLVTLFSVTSIWAQDEDEGGPCDRPTDKKVLKQLDDASSTKNPTDRHQKLKALLEDRPECTECLYRTGESAYQRAKAGAGSFNTSIKYLEELKERCPEYHSELYYYLGNMYYAQDRFADASAAFRKFLDFSSDDPAKMSPDVDRETAEVEQLLPELAFYTDFYKNSRPLEPKVLVGVSTPADEYLPMFSPDNELLFFTRLSKYQAKGDRFPLDVEELTETRRASVKDDFDNGEALPAPFNTGASYGGVSVSLNNKELFVTVCTPVTTEYKNCDIFRTHYDTHMDFGSGKQVFEWGELTNLGPNINTADGWESQPSLSTDGRTLYFATVRLGSQGTDIFSSKRDDKGEWSEAEPLPAPINTAGDEKAPFMHSDSRTLYFAARPPRDENGKEDLAAGHRGIGGYDIFYSRLDDDGSWSRPKNLGNPINTPQDEHGLIVSADGRTAYFASSRFRGVGGLDIYGIDLPKEARPQDILIVKGEVKDEAGKAVTDATVSITYMDTRKTEVLKVDPADGHYATVVNLKAGSDVIVTVKKPDHVFDSRSYSLEDTVRGGVAEADMKLEKIEVGKSYRVNDIKYATNSAEITGASRFILDELIIFLKENPTVRIEVQGHTDNVGDMESNMTLSRDRALTVAEYLTGHSIKASRLTSNGYGPTVPIASNSTEEGRAENRRTTFVITSR
- a CDS encoding phytanoyl-CoA dioxygenase family protein encodes the protein MIHFPGFITRETVAAIWSAVEMVQAEWITENREKVNGVPIKYGNDVDGKRIVQRFAFANQQSPVLAEFLKDPRFNTLLGFVGPQARLGINEKDGLVVNHYVNTDASKFTQMGWHTDSVRDIFLGKKILPMLNVGIHLDDQDPRNGGLRLLPGTQEQNMWNMLFRKKNFLDNEPDPNEVAFDIKAGDLTVHDGRCWHRVEKSSLTGDASRRRVMYIPIIAGKYTPKSEKSPTPFYHRFHHFVK
- a CDS encoding SDR family NAD(P)-dependent oxidoreductase; protein product: MNEDRGYALITGASQGLGAAIALELAGHGFGVLLVARSEEALQKVAAEAGALNGGRAQVLAADLFTADAAGRLADRVNSLKLPLNCIVNNAGQGLWGLFDALPVEDQLRMMRLNMDIPVELTHRLLPTLKKAERAYILNISSMTAYSPMATLAVYAASKSFVRVWSRSLRIELKKGPVTVTAVCPGSIITGFTQRAGMMAMDDLARKFGTGPEPVAKSAVKAMLKGKAEVVPGLLNRITATVQGWLPTGVNERLASGIYLSRLPQK